One Camelina sativa cultivar DH55 chromosome 3, Cs, whole genome shotgun sequence genomic window carries:
- the LOC104777388 gene encoding immune-associated nucleotide-binding protein 8-like: MDVSEQPSASEAVKKAVKNIVLVGRTGNGKSATGNSLIGNEVFLSESNAAGVTTTCQTSRAVTPDGLVINVIDTPGLFDLSVSAEFISKEIIKCLTLAEGGLHVVVLVLSVKNRITQEEENTLSTLQVLFGSEIVKYLIVLFTGGDELEANNQTFDGYFLQGCPDFLTTVLRESRGRKVLFDNKTTDEGKKAEQVKQFHAHVAAIEELNDGKPFTHEMHLRIKEEAERLKEQKREVEARNLGEAELADMKKELQESYESRMSQMQKMMENTLKETSAAQENMLRVLEKAQSDNESIRNEHDLGERRRMMIQLGFIVPAVIGTGLGLQCSIL, encoded by the exons ATGGATGTTTCCGAACAGCCTTCAGCGTCAGAGGCAGTCAAAAAAGCTGTTAAAAACATAGTTCTGGTGGGACGTACTGGAAACGGGAAAAGCGCCACTGGAAACTCTCTCATCGGAAACGAAGTGTTCCTCTCGGAATCAAACGCAGCAGGTGTTACCACGACATGTCAGACATCTAGAGCGGTTACACCAGATGGTCTAGTAATCAACGTGATTGACACCCCTG GTCTGTTTGACTTGTCGGTGTCTGCTGAATTTATCAGTAAAGAAATCATCAAATGTCTTACCCTCGCGGAAGGAGGATTACATGTTGTGGTGTTAGTTCTATCTGTGAAAAATAGAATTACACAAGAGGAAGAGAACACACTTAGTACCTTGCAGGTCCTTTTCGGGAGTGAAATCgttaaatatttgattgttCTATTCACGGGCGGTGATGAGTTGGAAGCAAATAACCAAACATTCGACGGTTATTTTCTTCAAGGCTGCCCTGATTTTCTGACG ACGGTTCTTAGAGAGAGTCGAGGCAGGAAGGTCTTGTTTGATAATAAGACTACGGATGAAGGAAAGAAGGCTGAGCAAGTCAAGCAGTTTCATGCGCATGTCGCAGCGATTGAAGAGCTCAATGATGGGAAACCGTTTACACACGAAATGCACCTTAGGATAAAG GAAGAGGCTGAAAGGCTCAAGGAACAGAAAAGGGAGGTTGAAGCTAGAAACCTTGGTGAAGCAGAGTTGGCAGATATGAAGAAGGAATTACAAGAATCTTATGAGAGTAGGATGAGCCAAATGCAAAAAATG ATGGAGAATACGCTAAAAGAGACTTCTGCTGCACAAGAGAACATGTTGCGTGTGCTCGAGAAGGCACAGAGCGACAATGAATCTATACGTAATGAGCACGATCTTGGGGAACGAAGGCGGATGATGATTCAGCTTGGGTTTATTGTGCCCGCGGTAATAGGGACGGGGTTGGGATTGCAATGTAGCATATTGTAA
- the LOC104777389 gene encoding immune-associated nucleotide-binding protein 8-like → MANDQKNGEFFPAKEEHKKDDAPAAPAKKDDKNEYVVSHSHPIENIVLVGRTGNGKSATGNTIVGTKVFKSKSKASGVTTECHAVRTVTPEGPILNVIDTPGLFDLSQSADFIGKEIVRCLTLADGGLHAVLLVLSARTRMSQEEEMVLSTLQVLFGSKIVDYLIVVFTGGDVLEDDGMTLQEYLGDNLPDFLKRVLILCGERMILFDNKTKDEEKKRKQVHELLKLIDQVREKNRNVPYTDEMYYKIKEENDRHEREEEALKSKSYSEEKFEALRKELQLTNERNLKAMADMLEKNMRIANEAQQKLFEKREKEQELSLREKYELLEKLKHMEGRMRDQMEAQMRTIQGCNIL, encoded by the exons ATGGCTAATGATCAGAAGAATGGTGAGTTTTTTCCAGCGAAGGAAGAGCATAAGAAAGATGATGCGCCAGCAGCTCCAGCGAAAAAAGATGATAAGAATGAATATGTGGTATCACATTCACATCCGATCGAAAACATTGTTTTAGTTGGGCGTACGGGGAACGGAAAAAGCGCCACGGGGAACACTATCGTCGGAACAAAGGTGTTcaaatcgaaatcaaaagcATCAGGTGTTACAACGGAATGCCACGCAGTTAGAACCGTGACACCAGAAGGTCCTATACTCAATGTGATTGACACTCCTG GTCTATTTGATTTGTCTCAGTCCGCTGATTTTATCGGTAAAGAAATCGTTAGATGCCTAACTCTAGCGGACGGAGGGCTACATGCTGTGCTATTGGTTTTATCTGCAAGGACTCGAATGAGTCAAGAGGAAGAGATGGTACTTAGTACCTTGCAGGTCCTTTTCGGCAGTAAGATTGTTGATTACCTCATCGTTGTTTTCACGGGAGGAGATGTATTAGAAGATGATGGTATGACACTGCAGGAATATTTGGGTGATAACTTGCCTGACTTCTTAAAG AGAGTGCTCATATTGTGTGGCGAACGAATGATCCTGTTCGATAACAAAACTAAGGATgaggagaaaaagagaaagcaagTACATGAACTTCTCAAACTTATCGATCAGGTCAGAGAAAAGAACCGCAATGTTCCGTATACCGACGAGATGTACTATAAGATAAAG GAAGAAAATGATAGGcatgagagagaagaagaggcgCTTAAATCAAAATCGTATTCAGAAGAAAAATTCGAAGCACTGAGGAAGGAGCTACAGCTAACGAATGAACGAAACCTCAAGGCAATGGCAGATATG CTGGAGAAAAATATGAGAATAGCTAATGAAGCACAACAGAAGCtctttgagaaaagagaaaaagaacagGAGCTGAGCCTCCGTGAAAAATATGAACTGCTGGAAAAGTTAAAACACATGGAAGGACGTATGCGTGACCAAATGGAAGCGCAAATGCGTACCATTCAGGGGTGCAACATCCTCTGA
- the LOC104777390 gene encoding regulator of nonsense transcripts UPF3 isoform X2 — protein sequence MKEPLQKKKVVVRHLPPSLSQSDLLSQIDPRFGDRYNWVSFRPGKSSFRNQKCSRAYVAFKAPEDVYEFAAFFNGHVFVNEKGAQFKAIVEYAPSQRVPKPCDKKDPREGSISKDPDYLEFLKVIAQPVENLPSAEIQLERREAELSGATKAAPIVTPLMEFIRQKRATVMGSQGLSDVRRGGRRARAVSANKPSPRPSKRNSEKKKYVEKESSKILSRKATLDVGSSKQEYHQQNTSGKEIPYKDSASVLDSSLPGIALTMDSGKKKILLLKPKDRDNPDNPPPQPEQHRETNLSGNSTASRQNQKIDVGGRLIKGILLRSDSRPSQSSTFVQPEQRMEPSEAENYKRPSRPANTRAGKDYSGTNSEKQERRTRNKDRPDRAVWAPLRRDGSNISEDQPLSSAANNGEVKDRIYSQRSGEVVNSSGGHTLENGSTRHSSRRVGGGRNRKEDVITGEGKSSRRGGGGGSNSHEKQMWIQKPSSGT from the exons ATGAAGGAACCtttacagaagaagaaggtggtcgTTCGCCACTTGCCCCCTTCTCTTTCTCAGTCCGATCTCTTGTCTCAGATTGATCCTCGTTTCGGTGATCGTTACAATTGGGTTTCGTTTCGTCCCGGGAAGTCCAG CTTTAGGAATCAGAAGTGTTCACGGGCCTACGTAGCTTTCAAGGCACCAGAAGATGTTTATGAGTTCGCTGCATTTTTCAATGGGCATGTGTTTGTTAATGAAAAGG GTGCTCAGTTTAAGGCTATAGTTGAATATGCACCTTCACAGCGTGTGCCGAAACCATGTGATAAGAAAGATCCTCGTGAAGGGTCTATTAGCAAAGACCCTGATTATCTGGAATTCCTTAAAGTGATTGCTCAACCTGTTGAGAATCTCCCTAGTGCTGAGATCCAGTTGGAAAGAAGAGAAGCTGAGCTTTCTG GTGCTACTAAAGCGGCTCCCATTGTTACCCCTCTTATGGAATTCATACGTCAAAAACGTGCTACTGTGATGGGTTCCCAG GGTTTATCAGATGTCCGAAGAGGAGGTAGAAGAGCCAGAGCAGTCTCTGCTAACAAGCCAAGTCCAAGGCCCTCCAAACGAAACtctgaaaagaaaaag TATGTGGAAAAAGAAAGCTCAAAAATTTTGTCCCGGAAGGCTACATTAGATGTCGGCAGCTCTAAGCAAGAATATCATCAGCAGAATACAAGTGGAAAGGAAATACCATATAAGGATAGTG CCTCTGTCCTAGATAGTTCTCTCCCTGGGATTGCATTGACTATGGATTCtgggaagaaaaagattttgCTCCTGAAACCGAAAGACCGAGACAATCCTGAT AACCCTCCACCACAACCAGAACAGCATAGAGAAACCAATCTTTCTGGAAACTCCACGGCTTCaagacaaaatcagaaaattgaTGTTGGAGGGAGGTTGATCAAGGGAATACTTCTGAGAAGTGACTCAAGACCGAGCCAGTCTTCAACTTTTGTCCAGCCTGAGCAAAGAATGGAACCCTCGGAAGCAGAAAACTACAAACGACCCTCTCGGCCAGCCAACACTCGAGCAG GGAAAGATTATTCTGGTACCAACAGTGAGAAGCAAGAGAGGCGTACAAGAAACAAGGACAGACCTGATCGTGCTGTGTGGGCTCCTCTTCGTCGTGATGGGTCCAATATCAGCGAGGATCAACCGCTATCCTCAGCAG CAAACAATGGTGAAGTGAAAGACAGGATATACTCTCAAAGATCTGGAGAAGTGGTGAACTCCTCTGGTGGACACACTCTCGAGAATG GTTCTACTAGACATTCTAGTCGTCGTGTTGGAGGAGGTCGCAATAGAAAAGAAGACGTGATTACTGGTGAGGGTAAATCATCCCGgagaggaggtggtggtggttctAATTCACATGAG AAGCAAATGTGGATCCAAAAACCATCATCTGGCACTTAA
- the LOC104777391 gene encoding immune-associated nucleotide-binding protein 8 translates to MSFVEMGGDMMEDDWEFATSSSLNRTLVLVGRTGNGKSSTGNSILGRKAFRSKVRTVGVTTTCESQRVIREDGEIINVVDTPGLFDVSTAADFIGKEIVRCISLADGGIHAILLVFSVRRLSNEEKAVLSFLQALFGSKITDYVIVVFTGGDELEEDDETMEDYLADSCPDFMKDILELCDNRLVLFNNKATNKVKKAEQVEKLLSVVESVVKHNNGRPYTDELFHELQEEAIKLRDQKKEVEALEGYSNNEISEFKKQIDMSYDRQLTRITEMVEKKLRETAKRLEQQLCEEQAARIEAEKRANEVQKRSSDEIKKLRENLERAEKETKELQKKLGKCINL, encoded by the exons ATGAGTTTTGTTGAGATGGGTGGAGATATGATGGAAGATGATTGGGAATTTGCGACGTCATCAAGCCTTAACCGAACCCTAGTTCTTGTGGGACGTACTGGTAACGGAAAGAGTTCCACAGGGAATAGTATTCTTGGGAGGAAAGCTTTTAGGTCAAAAGTTAGAACCGTAGGAGTGACGACCACGTGCGAGTCACAGAGAGTTATTCGAGAAGatggtgagatcattaatgtcGTTGATACTCCTG GTTTGTTTGATGTGTCCACTGCAGCCGATTTTATCGGTAAAGAGATTGTGAGGTGTATAAGTTTGGCAGATGGTGGGATTCATGCGATCTTGTTGGTATTCTCTGTGAGGAGGCTTAGTAACGAGGAGAAAGCTGTGCTTAGTTTCTTGCAAGCGCTATTCGGCAGTAAAATCACTGACTATGTGATCGTTGTTTTTACCGGTGGCGATGAGTTggaagaggatgatgagacAATGGAGGACTATTTAGCTGACTCCTGCCCTGATTTTATGAAG GATATTCTTGAGCTATGTGACAATCGCCTTGTATTGTTTAATAACAAGGCTACTAATAAAGTCAAGAAAGCTGAGCAAGTTGAGAAGCTTCTCTCAGTTGTTGAATCCGTTGTCAAACATAACAATGGTAGACCGTATACAGATGAGTTGTTCCACGAGCTACAG GAAGAGGCTATCAAGCTAAGGGACCAGAAAAAGGAGGTTGAAGCGCTGGAAGGTTACTCAAATAATGAGATATCTGAGTTCAAGAAGCAAATTGATATGTCCTATGACCGGCAGCTTACCCGTATCACAGAGATG GTGGAGAAAAAGCTGAGAGAAACAGCCAAGAGGCTGGAGCAGCAACTGTGTGAAGAGCAAGCCGCAAGAATTGAAGCGGAAAAGAGGGCAAACGAAGTTCAGAAACGGTCGAGCGATGAGATTAAGAAGCTGAGAGAGAATCTGGAGAGGGCTGAAAAAGAGACCAAGGAACTCCAGAAGAAACTGGGAAAGTGTATCAATCTGTGA